One genomic window of Manihot esculenta cultivar AM560-2 chromosome 16, M.esculenta_v8, whole genome shotgun sequence includes the following:
- the LOC110603054 gene encoding protein ENHANCED DISEASE RESISTANCE 2-like, with protein sequence MCPTKQKHRTSAPESTTSRSNSSVPTTITTSSSTAWISEAIDGGSLRRVNLDDGTNGWASPPGDLFYLRAKNYFTKRQKSPSGDYLLSPAGMDWLKSTTKLDNVLARPDNRVSMALRKAHSQGTSLKSFIFAVNLQVPGKDHHSAVFYFATEDPIPPGSLLYRFINGDDSFRNQRFKIVNRIVKGPWIVKKAVGNYSACLLGKALTCNYHRGANYLEIDVDIASSKIATAILHLALGYVTSVTIDMGFVVEAQAEDELPEKLIGAIRVCQMEMSSATVVETPNAAAARGIGFAKVKHHESGEDDDDEQ encoded by the coding sequence ATGTGCCCTACCAAGCAAAAACACCGGACTTCCGCCCCTGAATCTACCACCTCCAGGTCCAATTCCAGCGTCCCTACCACCATCACAACCTCCTCATCCACTGCTTGGATTTCCGAGGCAATCGACGGTGGATCCCTGCGCCGCGTTAACCTCGACGATGGAACCAACGGCTGGGCTTCGCCTCCAGGCGACCTTTTCTATTTGCGAGCTAAAAACTATTTTACTAAACGACAGAAATCCCCCTCCGGCGATTATTTACTCTCCCCTGCCGGCATGGACTGGCTCAAGTCCACCACTAAGCTCGATAACGTACTCGCTCGCCCTGACAACCGTGTGTCCATGGCTCTCAGGAAGGCTCATTCACAAGGAACTTCCTTGAAAAGTTTCATCTTCGCCGTTAACCTCCAAGTTCCCGGTAAGGACCATCACAGTGCTGTGTTTTACTTCGCAACAGAGGATCCTATCCCTCCCGGTTCGCTATTATATCGGTTCATCAACGGAGATGACTCTTTTAGGAACCAGCGGTTCAAGATCGTGAACCGGATCGTGAAAGGACCGTGGATCGTGAAGAAAGCTGTGGGAAATTATAGTGCGTGTTTATTAGGTAAAGCCTTAACCTGTAATTATCATAGAGGAGCCAATTATTTGGAGATTGATGTGGATATAGCGAGCTCGAAGATCGCCACTGCTATTTTGCACCTTGCATTGGGATACGTGACAAGCGTTACTATTGATATGGGGTTTGTGGTGGAGGCGCAAGCGGAGGATGAGTTGCCTGAGAAACTAATCGGTGCTATTAGGGTTTGCCAAATGGAGATGTCATCAGCGACTGTAGTTGAGACGCCAAACGCGGCGGCGGCGCGTGGGATAGGTTTTGCGAAGGTTAAACATCACGAGTCCGGCGAAGACGACGATGATGAACAATAA